A genomic region of Labrys wisconsinensis contains the following coding sequences:
- a CDS encoding response regulator transcription factor translates to MSRPCVLIVDGDILVRHPLAEYLRACGYRVLEAASTAEARLLFEDGRAPAVDVVLADVGTPEDGGFALAAWIRARGPGTQVVLAGSPDAAADKARDICDEGPALAKPYDHRLVLDRIKRLLAARDRS, encoded by the coding sequence ATGAGCCGGCCCTGCGTGCTGATCGTCGATGGCGACATCCTCGTCCGCCATCCGCTGGCCGAATATCTGCGCGCGTGCGGCTACCGGGTGCTGGAGGCCGCCAGCACCGCCGAGGCCCGCCTCCTGTTCGAGGACGGCCGGGCGCCGGCCGTCGACGTCGTGCTGGCGGATGTCGGCACGCCCGAGGACGGCGGCTTCGCCCTGGCGGCCTGGATCCGCGCCCGGGGCCCGGGAACCCAGGTGGTCCTGGCCGGATCGCCCGACGCAGCAGCGGACAAGGCGCGCGACATCTGCGACGAGGGCCCCGCCCTCGCCAAGCCCTACGATCACCGGCTCGTGCTCGACCGCATCAAGCGCCTGCTCGCCGCCCGGGACAGGAGCTGA
- a CDS encoding response regulator produces the protein MLPLQEPTPAPRSILVVEDDLIQRLVIAEELRGAGFIVIEAMTVQQALDWIDGGGLPDLVFSDVQLPGGKSGVDLAATLRDTAPALPVILTSGGGPPQESGCPHFVPKPYEIEAVVAVIRHMLGLPGRGLA, from the coding sequence ATGCTGCCGTTACAGGAACCCACGCCGGCACCGAGATCGATCCTGGTCGTGGAGGACGACCTCATCCAGCGTCTGGTGATTGCGGAGGAATTGCGCGGCGCCGGCTTCATCGTGATCGAGGCCATGACCGTGCAGCAGGCCCTGGACTGGATCGACGGCGGCGGCCTGCCCGATCTCGTCTTCTCCGACGTGCAGCTGCCCGGCGGCAAGAGCGGGGTCGATCTCGCCGCGACGCTGCGCGACACCGCGCCCGCCCTGCCCGTCATCCTCACCTCCGGCGGCGGCCCCCCGCAGGAGAGCGGCTGTCCCCATTTCGTGCCCAAGCCCTACGAGATCGAAGCCGTGGTCGCCGTCATCCGGCACATGCTCGGCCTACCCGGCAGAGGGCTCGCATGA